The DNA window GGAGCACCTGATCATGGTCGACGCGCTGAAGCGGGCGTCGGCGAAGCGCATCACGGTGGTGATCCCGTTCTATGGGTACGCGCGGCAGGACAAGAAGCACCGCGGGCGGGAGCCGATCTCGGCGCGACTGGTGGCGGACCTGTTCCGTACGGCCGGCGCCGACCGGCTGATGGCGGTCGACCTGCACACGGCCCAGATCCAGGGCTTCTTCGACGGGCCGGTGGACCACCTGTTCGCGCTGCCCGTGCTCGCCGACTACCTCGTGCAGCGCGTCGACCCGTCGATGGTGACCGTGGTCGCGCCCGACTCCGGGCGCGTGCGGGTGGCGGAGCAGTGGACGGAACGGATGGGCGGCTGCCCGTTGGCGTTCATCCACAAGACCCGCGACATCAACGTCCCGAACCAGGTCGTGGCGAACAAGGTCGTCGGCGACGTCGAGGGCCGTACCTGCGTCGTGGTCGACGACATGATCGACACCGGCGGAACGGTCGTGAAGGCCGCCGAGGCGCTGCTCGACGCGGGCGCCGCGGACGTGATCGTGGCCGCGACCCACGGCGTGCTGTCCGACCCCGCGGTGGACCGGTTGAAGAACGCCCGGATCCGCGAGGTCGTGATCACCAACACGCTGCCGATCCCCGAAGAGCGCCGCTTCGACAATCTCACGGTCCTGTCCATCGCGCCGCTGATCTCCATGGCCATCCGCGAGATCTTCGAGGACGGCTCCGTCACCAGCCTGTTCGGCGGGGTCAGCTAGGCGGCACGCGTACGACCGGGGGCTGAACGTGTGGAAAACGGTCCCCGCGTGGAGCCGCGCCCCGTGCTCGGGTACGCTTATGCGGTTGCCTCGGCGAGGGAAGCCAGTACCGGCTCCGTGATCGACGCGGTGGGTCGGATTTCCGGTGCCCGTCGTGGCATGGTCCGCCCCCGGACGAGACACACCACGCGAGACACAACCGCCCACGCACACCCAAAGATGCTTGTAACACCCGAGGAGAGTTAGTTCGTGTCCGAGGTCAAGATCAAGGCCGAGTCCCGCAGCGAGTTCGGCAAGGGCGCGGCGCGGCGTATCCGGCGGGCGGGACTCGTGCCCGCCGTGTTGTACGGCCATGGCAGCGACCCCGTGCACATCACGCTGCCCGGCCATGAGCTCATGCTCGCGCTCAAGACGCCGAACGTGCT is part of the Tenggerimyces flavus genome and encodes:
- a CDS encoding ribose-phosphate diphosphokinase produces the protein MTGLKRTTQKNLMLFSGRAHEELATEVAQLLGVELVPTKAYNFANGEIYVRFEESVRGSDAFVMQSHTAPINEWIMEHLIMVDALKRASAKRITVVIPFYGYARQDKKHRGREPISARLVADLFRTAGADRLMAVDLHTAQIQGFFDGPVDHLFALPVLADYLVQRVDPSMVTVVAPDSGRVRVAEQWTERMGGCPLAFIHKTRDINVPNQVVANKVVGDVEGRTCVVVDDMIDTGGTVVKAAEALLDAGAADVIVAATHGVLSDPAVDRLKNARIREVVITNTLPIPEERRFDNLTVLSIAPLISMAIREIFEDGSVTSLFGGVS